A DNA window from Streptomyces bacillaris contains the following coding sequences:
- a CDS encoding glycosyltransferase family 2 protein, translated as MADMPRTNHEPDVSVIIGAYEAMPYLIRCLESVDAQTIGPGRMEIVAVDDGSTDGTGECLEEFAARTAIPMRVVRQENSGGPSGPRNLGLGLARGRYVFFLDADDYFGEEALERMVAMGDRAGTDVILGKIVGVDRGAAKSMWGETVERADLFDSHIKFTLSAQKLFRRDLLVRLGMSFDEKLRTGEDALFTMEAYLRGDGVSVVADYTCYYLVGREDGKQLTKSGGYELRFDSARALMKLIADHVPPGPRRDTLMVRPFVITLLPQFGPALLGQSEAVRKHKLELAAPLMRAYWTPGLARRLKVQERLRLTCVAEGRLDLLLDILRFLKDKKKPKAVRKGLRGRLHLTYPHFGEGAGLPDAAYELTVPERIGGGKPVVPEPQTPTVFVRRLRRKARRTAGALRTALHVPRRA; from the coding sequence ATGGCCGACATGCCCAGGACGAACCACGAGCCCGATGTCAGTGTGATCATCGGGGCGTATGAAGCGATGCCCTATCTGATCCGGTGTCTGGAGTCGGTGGACGCGCAGACGATCGGCCCCGGACGCATGGAGATCGTCGCGGTCGACGACGGTTCCACGGACGGTACGGGCGAATGTCTGGAGGAATTCGCCGCCCGGACGGCGATCCCCATGCGGGTCGTCCGGCAGGAGAATTCCGGCGGTCCCAGCGGCCCGCGGAACCTCGGCCTCGGGCTGGCCCGGGGCCGGTACGTCTTCTTTCTCGACGCCGACGACTATTTCGGTGAAGAGGCCCTGGAACGCATGGTCGCCATGGGCGACCGGGCGGGCACGGACGTGATTCTCGGAAAGATCGTCGGCGTCGACCGCGGTGCGGCCAAGTCCATGTGGGGCGAGACCGTCGAGCGCGCCGATCTCTTCGATTCCCACATCAAATTCACCCTGAGCGCGCAGAAACTGTTCCGGCGCGACCTTCTCGTACGGCTCGGCATGAGCTTCGACGAGAAGCTGCGGACGGGCGAGGACGCCCTCTTCACCATGGAGGCGTATCTGCGCGGCGACGGGGTCTCCGTCGTCGCGGACTACACCTGCTACTACCTGGTGGGCCGGGAGGACGGCAAACAGCTCACCAAGAGCGGCGGCTACGAGCTGCGGTTCGACTCGGCCAGGGCGCTCATGAAGCTCATCGCCGACCATGTCCCGCCGGGGCCGCGGCGCGACACCCTGATGGTCCGGCCCTTCGTCATCACGCTGCTCCCGCAGTTCGGCCCGGCCCTCCTCGGGCAGAGCGAGGCCGTGCGGAAGCACAAGCTGGAGCTGGCCGCCCCGCTGATGCGGGCCTACTGGACGCCGGGGCTGGCCCGCCGGCTCAAGGTCCAGGAGAGGCTGCGGCTGACCTGCGTGGCCGAGGGGCGGCTCGATCTCCTGCTGGACATCCTGCGGTTCCTGAAGGACAAGAAGAAGCCGAAGGCGGTCCGCAAGGGTCTGCGCGGCCGGCTCCACCTCACCTACCCGCACTTCGGGGAGGGCGCGGGGCTGCCGGACGCGGCGTACGAGCTGACCGTGCCGGAGCGGATCGGCGGCGGAAAACCCGTGGTGCCGGAGCCGCAGACCCCGACGGTCTTCGTACGGCGCCTGAGGCGCAAGGCCCGCCGGACGGCCGGGGCGCTCCGGACCGCCCTCCACGTACCGCGCCGCGCGTAG
- a CDS encoding bifunctional cytidylyltransferase/SDR family oxidoreductase — protein MSLPQEAKLRTTAVVLAGGTGQRVGLSIPKQLLKIAGKAVIEHTLTIFQNAEDIDDIIVMMAPGFVPDVEKIVVKAQLTKVTRVIEGGTTRNETTERAIAALGEGLAENEDRNVLFHDAVRPLLSQRVIRDCVAALDRYQAVDVAIPSADTIIVTRTHGEDGEFITEVPDRSRLRRGQTPQAFKLSTIRKAYRIAAGDPNFQATDDCSVVLKYLPDVPIHVVAGDEYNMKVTQPVDVFLTDKLFQLASTAAPRQADEAAYRELLSGKTVVVFGGSYGIGADLATMAESYGAKVYALGRSTTGTHVENRADIDGALARAHAETGRVDYVINTAGVLRIGRLAETDDATIQEALNVNYLAPVQIARASYKYLAETQGQLLLYTSSSYTRGRAEYSLYSSTKAAMVNLTQALADEWAGEGIRVNCVNPERTATPMRTRAFGQEPEGSLLSSEAVARTSLDVLLSELTGHVIDVRQQDPTAEASASSGFDQALASALDRQGDG, from the coding sequence GTGTCTCTGCCCCAGGAAGCCAAGCTCCGGACCACAGCCGTCGTGCTCGCGGGCGGCACCGGGCAGCGGGTGGGGCTGTCGATCCCCAAGCAGCTACTGAAGATCGCGGGCAAGGCGGTCATAGAGCACACGCTGACGATCTTTCAGAACGCCGAGGACATCGACGACATCATCGTGATGATGGCGCCGGGGTTCGTGCCGGACGTCGAGAAGATCGTCGTCAAGGCCCAGTTGACCAAGGTCACCCGGGTCATCGAGGGCGGCACCACCCGCAACGAGACCACCGAGCGCGCCATCGCGGCCCTCGGTGAGGGTCTCGCCGAGAACGAGGACCGCAACGTCCTCTTCCACGACGCGGTGCGCCCCCTGCTGTCACAGCGCGTCATCAGGGACTGTGTCGCCGCCCTCGACCGCTACCAGGCCGTCGACGTCGCCATCCCCTCCGCGGACACGATCATCGTGACCCGCACCCACGGCGAGGACGGCGAGTTCATCACCGAGGTCCCCGACCGCTCCCGGCTGCGCCGCGGCCAGACCCCGCAGGCGTTCAAGCTCTCCACGATCCGCAAGGCGTACAGGATCGCGGCGGGAGACCCCAACTTCCAGGCCACGGACGACTGTTCGGTGGTCCTCAAGTACCTCCCCGATGTGCCGATCCATGTGGTCGCGGGCGACGAGTACAACATGAAGGTCACCCAGCCGGTCGACGTCTTCCTCACCGACAAGCTCTTCCAGCTCGCCTCCACCGCCGCCCCCCGCCAGGCCGACGAGGCCGCCTACCGGGAGCTGCTCTCAGGCAAGACCGTCGTCGTCTTCGGCGGTTCGTACGGGATCGGCGCCGACCTCGCGACGATGGCGGAGAGTTACGGGGCGAAGGTCTACGCGCTGGGCCGGTCCACCACCGGCACCCATGTGGAGAACCGGGCCGACATCGACGGGGCGCTCGCCCGGGCGCACGCCGAGACCGGGCGCGTCGACTACGTCATCAACACCGCGGGCGTCCTGCGCATCGGCAGGCTGGCCGAGACGGACGACGCGACGATCCAGGAAGCGCTGAACGTCAACTATCTGGCCCCCGTCCAGATCGCGCGCGCCTCCTACAAGTACCTCGCCGAGACGCAGGGACAGCTGCTGCTCTACACCTCCAGCAGCTACACCCGCGGCCGGGCCGAGTACAGCCTCTACTCCTCCACCAAGGCCGCCATGGTCAACCTGACCCAGGCGCTCGCCGACGAGTGGGCGGGGGAGGGCATCCGGGTGAACTGCGTGAACCCGGAGCGGACCGCGACACCGATGCGCACCAGGGCCTTCGGCCAGGAGCCGGAGGGCTCGCTGCTCTCCTCGGAGGCCGTGGCCCGCACCTCGCTGGACGTGCTGCTCTCCGAGCTGACCGGGCACGTCATCGACGTACGACAGCAGGACCCGACGGCGGAGGCCTCCGCTTCGTCCGGGTTCGATCAGGCGCTGGCCTCCGCGCTGGACCGCCAGGGGGACGGTTGA
- the proB gene encoding glutamate 5-kinase: protein MTGARRIVVKVGSSSLTTASGGLDADRVDALVDVLAKVRDGGEREVVLVSSGAIAAGLAPLGLVRRPKDLARQQAAASVGQGLLVARYTASFARYGVRVGQVLLTADDTSRRAHYRNAFSTLDKLLEMGAVPVVNENDTVATDEIRFGDNDRLAALVAHLVHADLLVLLSDVDGLYDGPPGTPGASRIAEVTGPGDLAGVTIGSAGKAGVGTGGMVTKVEAANIATAAGVPVVLTSASRAADALAGRDTGTYFHRTGRRSADRLLWLAHASTPQGALTLDDGAVRAVVERRTSLLPAGISAVEGEFSAGDPVELRDLRGAPVARGLVNFDAKEIPQLLGRSTRDLARELGPAYEREVVHRDDLVILVPRLTP from the coding sequence GTGACCGGTGCCCGCAGGATCGTCGTCAAGGTCGGCTCCTCCTCGCTCACCACCGCCTCCGGCGGCCTCGACGCCGACCGCGTCGACGCCCTCGTCGACGTCCTGGCCAAGGTCAGGGACGGCGGCGAACGCGAGGTCGTCCTCGTCTCCAGCGGTGCCATCGCCGCCGGGCTCGCCCCGCTCGGCCTGGTCCGCCGCCCCAAGGACCTCGCCCGCCAGCAGGCCGCCGCCAGCGTCGGCCAGGGGCTCCTGGTCGCCCGCTACACCGCCTCCTTCGCGCGTTACGGCGTCCGCGTCGGCCAGGTGCTCCTCACCGCCGACGACACCAGCCGCCGCGCCCACTACCGCAACGCCTTCAGCACCCTCGACAAGCTCCTGGAGATGGGCGCCGTCCCCGTCGTCAACGAGAACGACACCGTCGCCACCGACGAGATCCGCTTCGGCGACAACGACCGGCTCGCCGCCCTCGTCGCCCACCTCGTCCACGCCGACCTCCTCGTCCTCCTCTCCGACGTCGACGGCCTCTACGACGGACCGCCCGGAACCCCCGGCGCCTCCCGCATCGCCGAGGTCACCGGCCCCGGCGACCTCGCGGGCGTCACCATCGGCAGCGCCGGCAAGGCGGGCGTGGGCACCGGCGGCATGGTCACCAAGGTCGAGGCCGCCAACATCGCCACCGCCGCCGGGGTCCCCGTCGTCCTCACCTCCGCCAGCCGGGCCGCCGACGCCCTCGCGGGCCGCGACACCGGCACGTACTTCCACCGCACCGGCCGCCGCTCCGCCGACCGGCTCCTCTGGCTCGCCCACGCCTCCACCCCGCAGGGCGCGCTCACCCTGGACGACGGTGCCGTACGGGCCGTCGTGGAGCGCCGCACCTCGCTGCTGCCCGCCGGGATCTCCGCCGTCGAGGGTGAGTTCAGCGCCGGCGACCCGGTGGAGCTGCGCGATCTGCGCGGCGCCCCCGTCGCCCGCGGGCTCGTCAACTTCGACGCGAAGGAGATCCCCCAGCTGCTCGGCCGCTCCACCCGCGATCTCGCCCGTGAGCTGGGCCCCGCCTATGAGCGCGAGGTCGTACACAGGGACGATCTGGTCATCCTCGTGCCGCGCCTCACCCCCTGA
- a CDS encoding polysaccharide pyruvyl transferase family protein gives MTDEPSRKRRLLLRSGKSPFDTGSLEDALHRDVFATNTGNLIFSDAAHKILTTPRTDVFSNGIRAVPSEAERINEEYDVFVVPLANAFRPTFERPLARMTQLIRKLRIPVVVLGVGAQAPLAYDAERLKPMEQTVRQFVAAVLDRSASIGVRGEFTARYLADMGFRDVEVIGCPSMFLNGATFTLTKRQGPLTAESRIAVNGSHSAVRAHGLDAIIRRAHGRYPHLRFIGQNLLEAELLHWRETPHPDGAQTSMPTHPSHPMYREDKVRLYIDPATWIGELRDFDFSFGSRIHGNIAALLAGVPSTVLCSDSRTLELCRYFEIPHRRISEVPDTVDPAELYEAADFGGLVNGHEERFLRFIGFLERNGLENTFTHGDGGAAFDARLAGLALPPAVRPWIGNDPEALSARFGWLRGRMEELAAHNAELRGRLAGRTSPVGVRIQIGQGAGTLPTVYRRARRVVGRPVRKLLRPEE, from the coding sequence GTGACCGACGAACCGTCCCGGAAACGCCGCTTACTTCTGCGATCGGGCAAAAGTCCGTTCGATACGGGTTCCCTGGAGGACGCCCTCCACCGGGACGTCTTCGCGACGAACACCGGGAACCTGATCTTCAGCGACGCGGCGCACAAGATCCTGACGACCCCGCGGACGGACGTGTTCTCCAACGGGATCCGGGCGGTCCCGTCCGAGGCGGAGCGCATCAACGAGGAGTACGACGTCTTCGTCGTCCCGCTGGCCAACGCCTTCCGCCCGACCTTCGAGCGGCCGCTGGCCCGGATGACGCAGCTGATCAGGAAGTTGCGGATCCCCGTGGTCGTGCTGGGCGTCGGGGCACAGGCCCCGCTGGCGTACGACGCGGAGCGGCTGAAGCCGATGGAGCAGACGGTCCGGCAGTTCGTCGCGGCGGTCCTCGACCGCAGCGCCTCCATCGGCGTGCGGGGCGAGTTCACCGCGCGGTACCTGGCCGACATGGGGTTCCGGGACGTGGAGGTCATCGGCTGCCCCTCGATGTTCCTGAACGGCGCGACGTTCACGCTCACCAAGCGCCAGGGGCCGCTCACCGCCGAGTCCCGTATCGCGGTGAACGGCTCGCACAGCGCCGTCCGCGCGCACGGGCTCGACGCGATCATCCGCCGGGCCCACGGGCGCTATCCGCACCTCCGGTTCATCGGGCAGAACCTTCTGGAGGCGGAGCTGCTGCACTGGCGCGAGACCCCGCACCCCGACGGCGCGCAGACCTCGATGCCGACGCACCCGTCCCACCCGATGTACCGGGAGGACAAGGTCCGGCTCTACATCGACCCGGCCACCTGGATCGGTGAACTCCGCGACTTCGACTTCTCCTTCGGCTCCCGCATCCACGGCAACATCGCGGCGCTGCTGGCCGGGGTGCCGAGCACGGTCCTGTGCAGCGACTCCCGGACCCTGGAGCTGTGCCGGTACTTCGAGATCCCGCACCGCAGGATCTCCGAGGTCCCCGACACCGTCGATCCCGCCGAACTGTACGAGGCTGCCGACTTCGGCGGGCTCGTGAACGGGCACGAGGAGCGCTTCCTCCGCTTCATCGGGTTCCTGGAGCGGAACGGCCTGGAGAACACCTTCACGCACGGCGACGGGGGCGCCGCGTTCGACGCCCGGCTGGCCGGTCTCGCGCTGCCGCCCGCCGTGCGCCCCTGGATCGGCAACGACCCCGAGGCGCTGAGCGCGCGGTTCGGCTGGCTGCGGGGCCGGATGGAGGAGTTGGCCGCGCACAACGCGGAGCTGCGCGGCCGGCTCGCCGGACGGACGTCCCCGGTCGGTGTCCGGATCCAGATCGGCCAGGGCGCGGGCACCCTCCCGACCGTCTACCGGCGGGCCCGCCGGGTGGTGGGCCGCCCGGTCCGGAAGCTGCTGCGGCCGGAGGAGTAG